TCTGGGGCTGGGCCGAACAGCCGCTCACCGACGAGGCCCTGGACGTCCTCGCCCGCCTCGCGGCCGAGCTCGACGGCCCGCTCGGCGAGCGGCTGCGCCCGCACCTGACGCCCGCGGAGCTCGACGCCCTGCGGGCCCGGACCGCCGCGCTGCGCAGCGTCGGCCGGCATCCGCTGCCTTCGGCTGACTGGCCGTCTATTCCCTGGCCGCCGGTCTGATACCGATCCGAAACCGGGGACGAACGGATTCCAGCCGATCACGTCCGCAGGTTGGTCTTTCAAATGATCGCAAGGTTAGAGTCGAGCCATGCATGCCTGGCCCGCCTCCGAGGTTCCCGCCCTGCCCGGTCAGGGGCTTCCCCTGCGCATTTACGACACCGCCACGAGCAGTGTCCGAGAAGTCGTGCCCACCGGCCCGACCGCCCGGCTCTACGTCTGCGGCATCACCCCCTACGACGCGACCCACCTGGGCCACGCAGCCACCTACAACACCTTCGACCTGATCCAGCGGGTCTGGAAGGACGCCGGCCACGACGTCCTCTACGTCCAGAACGTCACCGACGTCGACGACCCGCTGCTGGAGCGCGCCGAGGCCACCGGTCAGGACTGGACCGAGCTCGCCGAGCGCGAGACCGCCCTGTTCCGCGAGGACATGACCGCGCTGCGGATGCTCCCGCCCGCGCACTACATCGGCGCCGTCGAGTCCATCCCGTGGATCGTCCCGCTGGTCCAGCAACTGCTCGCCTCCGGCGCCGCGTACGAGCTCGACGGCGACATCTACTTCTCCGTCGAGTCCGACCCGACCTTCGGCGAGGTCTCCGGCCTCACCCGCGAGCAGATGCTCCCGGTCTTCGCCGAGCGCGGCGGCGACCCCGAGCGGCCCGGCAAGAAGAACCCGCTGGACGCGCTGCTCTGGCTCGCCGCCCGGCCCGGCGAACCCGCCTGGGACACCGAGCTCGGCCACGGCCGGCCCGGCTGGCACATCGAGTGCGTCGCCATCGCGCTGAAGTTCCTCGGCATGGACTTCGACATCAACGGCGGCGGCAGCGACCTGTCCTTCCCGCACCACGAGATGGGCGCCGCGCACGCCCAGGTCGCCCTCGGCGAGCACCCGTACGCCCGCGCGTACGTGCACGCCGGCATGGTCGCCCTGGACGGCCAGAAGATGTCCAAGTCGCGCGGCAACCTGGTCTTCGTCTCCGCGCTGCGCCGCGACGGCATCGACCCGGCCGCGATCCGGCTCGCCCTGCTCGCCCACCACTACCGCAGCGACTGGGAGTGGACCGCCGCCGACCTCGACGGCGCCCTCACCCGCCTCGCCACCTGGCGCGACGCGGTCTCCCGCCCCGACGGTCCGTCGGCCGCCGGGCTGCTCGCCGAGGTCCGCGCGGCCCTCGCCGACGACCTCGACACCCCGGCCGCCCTCGCCGCGATGGACCGCTGGGCGGCCGCCGCCCACACCGAGGGCGGCGACGACACCGGCGCCCCGGGCCTGGCCTCCCGCACCGTCGACGCCCTGCTGGGCGTGGCCCTCTAGCAGAGCGAAGGGGTCGGCCCGAGGAGCGAACAGCTCCTCGGGCCGACCCCTTCGGGCGTGCTACTCGTCGTCCTCGTCCTTGGGGCGTTCGGTCGCGTGCCCCGTGATGGGCTTCTCGCCCTTGGGGCCCTGGTTCTCGCGGCGGCGCAGGTAGCGCTCGAACTCGCGGGCGATCGCGTCGCCGGACGCCTCCGGGAGCTCGGCGGTGTCCTGGGCCTCCTCCAACTGCTGGACGTACTCGGCGACTTCGGAGTCCTCCGCGGCGAGCTGGTCGACCCCGAGCTGCCAGGCGCGGGAGTCCTCGGCGAGCTCGCCCGGGGGGATCCGCAGGTCGAGCAGGTCCTCGACCTTGTTGATGAGGGCGAGGGTGGCCTTGGGGTTGGGCGGCTGCGAGACGTAGTGCGGCACGGCCGCCCAGAAGGTCACGGCCGGGACGCCGGCGTGCGCGCAGGCCTCCTGGAGGACGCCGACGATGCCGGTGGGACCCTCGTAGCGGCTCTCCTCGAGGTCGAGCGAGCGGGCCACCGCCGGGTCGGAGGTGACGCCGGAGACCGGGACGGGGCGGGTGTGCGGGGTGTCGCCGAGCAGCGCGCCGAGGATCACCACGAGTTCGACGCCCAGCTCGTGGGCGAAGCCGAGGATCTCGTTGCAGTAGGAGCGCCAGCGCATGCTGGGCTCGATGCCGCGGACGAGCACCAGGTCCCGGGGCTTGGGCTCGGTGACGCGGACGACGGAGAGCCGGGTGGTGGGCCAGGTGATCCGGCGCACGCCGCCGTCGAGCCAGATGGTGGGCCGGTTGACCTGGAAGTCGTAGTAGTCCTCGGCGTCGAGCGCGGCGAACACCTTGCCGCCCCAGGTCTCGTCGAGGTGCCCGAGCGCGGCGGAGGCCGCATCGCCGGCGTCGTTCCAGCCTTCGAAGGCGCAGATCATCACCGGATCGATCAACTCGGGAAGGTCTTCCAGCTCGATCACCCGGCATCTCCCTCCGTCCGTGGGCGGGGGCACTGCCGCCCCCTGGTCCCCTACCTGCCCAGCCTACGGGCATTGAAGCCATCGGTGGCCGGACGAGATCCCAAGCCTAGCGGCGTCGCCGGACGACGACCGACGGCCGTGCCCGGCGCGCCCCTTCGCCGTTCGACG
The DNA window shown above is from Streptomyces sp. TLI_171 and carries:
- the mshC gene encoding cysteine--1-D-myo-inosityl 2-amino-2-deoxy-alpha-D-glucopyranoside ligase, encoding MHAWPASEVPALPGQGLPLRIYDTATSSVREVVPTGPTARLYVCGITPYDATHLGHAATYNTFDLIQRVWKDAGHDVLYVQNVTDVDDPLLERAEATGQDWTELAERETALFREDMTALRMLPPAHYIGAVESIPWIVPLVQQLLASGAAYELDGDIYFSVESDPTFGEVSGLTREQMLPVFAERGGDPERPGKKNPLDALLWLAARPGEPAWDTELGHGRPGWHIECVAIALKFLGMDFDINGGGSDLSFPHHEMGAAHAQVALGEHPYARAYVHAGMVALDGQKMSKSRGNLVFVSALRRDGIDPAAIRLALLAHHYRSDWEWTAADLDGALTRLATWRDAVSRPDGPSAAGLLAEVRAALADDLDTPAALAAMDRWAAAAHTEGGDDTGAPGLASRTVDALLGVAL
- a CDS encoding PAC2 family protein: MIELEDLPELIDPVMICAFEGWNDAGDAASAALGHLDETWGGKVFAALDAEDYYDFQVNRPTIWLDGGVRRITWPTTRLSVVRVTEPKPRDLVLVRGIEPSMRWRSYCNEILGFAHELGVELVVILGALLGDTPHTRPVPVSGVTSDPAVARSLDLEESRYEGPTGIVGVLQEACAHAGVPAVTFWAAVPHYVSQPPNPKATLALINKVEDLLDLRIPPGELAEDSRAWQLGVDQLAAEDSEVAEYVQQLEEAQDTAELPEASGDAIAREFERYLRRRENQGPKGEKPITGHATERPKDEDDE